The following proteins are encoded in a genomic region of Sulfurimonas sp. HSL3-7:
- a CDS encoding class II SORL domain-containing protein translates to MPKINKYVDIDTVEREAKKDLIDRHSPFITVEGEAKKGEMLAVNVKMGQEYTHPDDFDHYIESITLFNGETKLASASFVPGTLGNEKSHAEVTFNIRPMGKKLNLVAHGYCTKHGIWESTPVVVEVAE, encoded by the coding sequence ATGCCTAAGATTAACAAATACGTTGATATCGACACAGTAGAACGCGAAGCAAAGAAAGATCTTATCGATCGTCACTCTCCATTTATCACTGTCGAAGGTGAAGCTAAAAAAGGCGAGATGCTTGCTGTAAACGTTAAAATGGGTCAAGAGTATACACACCCGGATGATTTCGACCACTATATCGAAAGCATCACTCTTTTCAACGGTGAGACTAAGCTTGCATCAGCATCATTCGTACCCGGTACACTTGGGAATGAAAAATCACACGCTGAAGTAACGTTTAACATCCGCCCAATGGGTAAAAAACTCAACCTTGTAGCGCATGGTTACTGTACAAAACACGGCATCTGGGAATCAACTCCTGTTGTCGTAGAAGTTGCTGAGTAA
- a CDS encoding YbgC/FadM family acyl-CoA thioesterase encodes MKIRVYYEDTDLGGVVYHSNYLNFCERARSELFFSKGLSPVLEEGHFVAKSLEADYVKPALFADLLEVKTELLSLKYASFTLQQTIYRGQEKLFVMKIKLAYLTHDGQVGRFSDETRGMLSTLLS; translated from the coding sequence TTGAAAATACGCGTTTACTACGAAGATACCGATCTCGGCGGGGTGGTTTACCACTCTAACTATCTGAACTTCTGCGAGAGGGCGCGCAGCGAGCTCTTTTTTTCCAAGGGGCTTTCGCCGGTCCTGGAGGAGGGGCACTTTGTCGCGAAGTCGCTGGAGGCCGACTATGTCAAGCCGGCGCTTTTTGCCGATCTCCTGGAGGTGAAGACGGAGCTGCTCTCGCTGAAGTATGCTTCGTTCACGCTGCAGCAGACGATCTATCGCGGTCAAGAGAAGCTTTTTGTTATGAAAATCAAGCTGGCTTATCTGACCCATGACGGTCAGGTGGGGCGCTTCAGTGACGAGACGCGCGGGATGTTGAGTACGCTTCTTTCGTAG
- a CDS encoding NUDIX hydrolase, with amino-acid sequence MTKRVPFANQTAGKKEAVFLAIYVEAISPWKYFKDEILKIQCPAVIMIDRWDGRMGFPGGTRNEGESIMETLVREIKEEIGITVKPDKVHPIASHEAKIVTHLYGLKVMEIEFLHIYYHILNNFSRSILLHAYEEGDESHFMSEITGIKIVPLVEHAGKGINHFIGNHFAGSSREELLILMDEFLNMDISPYC; translated from the coding sequence ATGACGAAACGCGTCCCATTCGCCAACCAGACAGCCGGCAAAAAAGAGGCTGTTTTTCTTGCCATCTATGTCGAAGCGATCTCACCGTGGAAATATTTCAAAGACGAAATTCTGAAGATCCAGTGTCCTGCGGTGATCATGATCGACCGTTGGGACGGGCGCATGGGGTTTCCGGGCGGAACACGCAATGAAGGCGAGTCCATTATGGAGACGCTGGTGCGCGAGATCAAAGAAGAGATCGGCATCACCGTCAAACCCGACAAAGTCCATCCCATCGCTTCGCACGAAGCGAAGATCGTTACCCATCTATACGGTCTCAAGGTCATGGAAATCGAGTTCCTGCATATTTACTACCACATTCTCAACAACTTCTCCCGCTCGATCCTGCTGCATGCCTATGAAGAAGGAGATGAATCGCACTTTATGTCGGAGATCACGGGTATCAAGATCGTTCCGCTTGTGGAACATGCGGGCAAGGGGATCAATCACTTTATCGGCAACCATTTTGCCGGTTCGTCAAGAGAAGAGCTGCTGATCCTGATGGACGAGTTCCTCAACATGGATATCTCGCCCTACTGCTGA
- a CDS encoding uracil-DNA glycosylase — protein MLKSYQNLVMLQNLYRLKAVGFTYSDPFVTNRATASQQLPDDLAQLHAVISECHLCDLSKSRRQSMSGQGNPNAELMIVDAYVSVNEDASNSHYVGRSGESLVKMIENVLGLKIEDVYITHAVKCKPLGTNTPSSSEFTSCKPYLYKQLEAVRPKVVMTLGPDAYRLLSGDDTPFEQVRGHQINFGDYTIVPIFHPQFLLRNPSLKSETLNDLKTIKSCL, from the coding sequence ATGCTGAAATCCTATCAAAACCTTGTCATGCTTCAGAACCTCTACCGGTTAAAAGCAGTCGGATTTACCTATAGCGACCCTTTTGTGACAAACAGGGCGACAGCTTCGCAGCAGCTGCCCGACGACCTGGCCCAGCTGCATGCTGTGATCAGCGAATGCCATCTCTGCGACCTGAGCAAATCGCGCAGGCAGAGCATGAGCGGTCAGGGTAATCCCAATGCCGAGCTGATGATTGTCGACGCCTATGTCTCCGTTAATGAAGATGCCTCCAACAGTCACTATGTCGGCCGTTCCGGCGAATCGCTTGTCAAGATGATAGAGAACGTCCTTGGATTGAAGATAGAAGATGTTTACATCACCCATGCCGTCAAGTGCAAACCGCTGGGCACCAACACCCCTTCTTCATCCGAATTTACGAGCTGTAAGCCCTACCTCTATAAACAGCTGGAGGCCGTCAGGCCCAAGGTCGTTATGACACTCGGTCCGGATGCCTATCGTCTACTAAGCGGCGACGACACCCCTTTTGAGCAGGTCCGCGGGCATCAGATAAACTTTGGCGACTACACCATCGTACCTATCTTCCATCCGCAATTTTTATTGCGAAACCCTTCACTCAAAAGTGAAACACTCAATGATCTTAAAACCATAAAGAGTTGTCTATGA
- a CDS encoding FAD-dependent oxidoreductase, whose product MQIYDTAVIGAGINGCSCAYFLKEAGQKVVLIDREGIASGGSGAAGAFISPKFTKGGPLKELLEEAYRFSLDFYTQNFPGQIQRARLLQIANSDENALRLNAFKETTTLPFSEDISDVEPLLTPYAKACASIVLEEGGVVDAQAMCKALAAGIDLKNEQVGTLAYSDGIWQAGSVKAKRVILATGSYDFVVEMPYLKLRRVWGHRIDVKTSTKVPFSIHHHLSVSPSSDDGTVAIGATHDLRFDPFGDESYDYEAGREELLQKALKSVRLEDVEVLRDYTGLRSGSNDYLPIAGRVVDASGSLARGLDLINIKKIGDEQFVYYPELYMINGSGGYGFVFAPYLAKQLSDHICKGQALDPELSPSRFFKRWAKKRAQA is encoded by the coding sequence ATGCAGATCTACGACACAGCGGTCATCGGCGCCGGTATCAACGGCTGCAGCTGCGCCTACTTTCTCAAAGAAGCCGGACAAAAGGTTGTTTTGATCGACCGCGAAGGGATCGCTTCAGGCGGTTCCGGAGCAGCCGGTGCCTTCATCTCCCCCAAGTTCACCAAGGGCGGACCCCTTAAAGAGCTCCTCGAAGAGGCGTATCGTTTCTCTCTGGACTTTTATACGCAGAATTTTCCCGGACAGATCCAACGGGCAAGGCTTTTACAGATCGCCAACTCAGACGAAAACGCCCTCCGCCTCAATGCTTTCAAAGAGACAACGACCCTCCCGTTTTCCGAAGATATTTCCGACGTCGAACCGTTGCTGACACCCTACGCCAAAGCCTGCGCTTCGATCGTGTTGGAAGAGGGGGGCGTCGTCGATGCGCAGGCAATGTGCAAAGCGCTGGCAGCGGGGATAGACCTTAAAAACGAGCAGGTTGGAACCCTCGCTTACAGCGACGGCATCTGGCAGGCGGGCTCCGTCAAAGCGAAACGGGTTATCCTGGCGACAGGCTCTTACGACTTTGTCGTCGAGATGCCCTACCTGAAACTGCGCCGGGTCTGGGGACACCGGATCGATGTGAAGACAAGCACGAAGGTGCCGTTCAGCATCCATCACCATCTTTCCGTCTCGCCTTCGTCCGACGACGGGACGGTCGCCATCGGTGCAACGCACGACCTCCGTTTCGACCCTTTCGGCGACGAATCGTATGATTATGAAGCGGGGCGAGAAGAGCTGCTGCAGAAGGCGCTCAAAAGCGTGAGGCTGGAAGATGTCGAGGTGCTCAGAGACTACACCGGACTGCGTTCAGGCAGCAACGACTACCTCCCCATCGCGGGCAGGGTGGTGGACGCCTCCGGCAGCCTCGCACGGGGCCTTGACCTTATTAACATCAAGAAGATAGGTGACGAGCAGTTCGTCTACTATCCGGAGCTCTACATGATCAACGGCTCCGGCGGTTACGGCTTTGTCTTCGCTCCTTATCTGGCCAAGCAGCTCAGCGACCATATCTGCAAAGGCCAAGCCCTGGATCCCGAACTCTCCCCGAGCCGTTTTTTCAAGCGCTGGGCGAAGAAGAGGGCGCAGGCGTGA
- the glyS gene encoding glycine--tRNA ligase subunit beta: MIQPLLIEIGVEELPAVPLLNELKNIETKWAAVLEENALLAEFEFYYTPRRLVLWHPEFKMRQDDSEEEFFGAPIAIAYKDGEPTKAAEGFARKCGVSVDAISKAEKGGKDVLYFKKSVEGQESAELLPAMIEKWIKSLSFGKSMRWGSNTESFIRPIRWVNVLLAEKEVEMSLFGVASAKKTYVHRMESFEPQDFAGTKDYFDKLKAGAVTLFQDERREAILAAFQNIEKEHGVFVQLDDELLEEVVAITEHPTPLLGSFDEAFLRLPPEVIVTSMKEHQRYFPVFKEGRLINKFVVVSNALTDDFSKVIEGNERVLRPRLADGLFFYDNDLRNGLSTDGLEKVVFMNGLGSLRDKIDREHDIADYLYELYGDAVCEENGKHYEMNQELLQRAVELAKADLSSEMVYEFTELQGLMGYYYAEALGEEPEVAIAIREQYLPDGEDSAVPSTKMSAIVAMAIKLDTLLGLFSINQIPTGSRDPFALRRAVVGLIRITKEHDLAFDINAVLQSLGQKYKAIDFEKLEAFFLERLNQYYKVNPSIVKAVLSTGERELRAIDKKIEAVTTIAESDDFPTIFSTFKRVANITKDVDLDALADVDTSLFEEEAETALFAAYNEVSVKAFENLTERLDQLFSLKPQLDTFFDKVMVNAEDEAVRNNRKALVGTIYKAIFDIADIKEITL, from the coding sequence ATGATCCAACCTCTTTTAATTGAAATCGGTGTCGAAGAGCTTCCGGCTGTTCCGCTTTTAAACGAACTGAAAAATATCGAGACAAAATGGGCGGCTGTTCTGGAAGAGAACGCACTTTTGGCCGAGTTCGAGTTCTACTATACGCCGCGCCGTCTGGTGTTGTGGCATCCGGAGTTCAAGATGCGCCAGGACGACAGCGAAGAGGAGTTCTTCGGTGCACCGATCGCTATCGCCTATAAAGACGGTGAACCGACGAAGGCGGCAGAAGGATTTGCCCGTAAGTGCGGCGTAAGCGTCGATGCGATCTCAAAAGCGGAGAAGGGCGGCAAAGATGTCCTCTACTTCAAAAAGAGTGTTGAAGGTCAAGAGAGTGCCGAACTGCTTCCGGCGATGATCGAGAAGTGGATCAAGTCGCTCAGTTTCGGCAAGTCGATGCGATGGGGCTCCAACACGGAGAGCTTTATCCGTCCGATCCGCTGGGTAAATGTGCTGCTGGCCGAGAAAGAGGTCGAGATGAGCCTCTTCGGCGTTGCGTCTGCGAAGAAGACCTATGTGCACCGCATGGAGAGTTTTGAACCTCAGGATTTCGCGGGCACAAAAGACTATTTCGACAAGCTCAAAGCGGGTGCGGTGACACTGTTTCAAGATGAGCGCCGCGAGGCTATTCTGGCGGCATTTCAGAACATTGAAAAAGAGCACGGCGTCTTTGTACAGCTGGATGATGAACTGCTCGAGGAGGTCGTGGCGATCACGGAACACCCGACACCGCTTCTCGGCAGCTTCGACGAGGCTTTCCTGCGTCTTCCTCCGGAAGTGATTGTCACCTCGATGAAAGAGCATCAGCGTTATTTCCCTGTCTTTAAAGAGGGGAGACTGATCAACAAGTTTGTTGTTGTCAGCAATGCCCTGACGGACGACTTTTCAAAAGTGATCGAAGGTAATGAACGCGTGCTCCGTCCACGACTTGCCGACGGACTGTTCTTTTACGACAACGACCTTCGTAACGGCCTGAGTACTGACGGCCTGGAAAAAGTCGTCTTTATGAACGGACTCGGCAGTCTGCGCGACAAGATCGACCGCGAACACGACATCGCCGATTACCTTTATGAGCTTTACGGCGACGCCGTCTGCGAAGAGAACGGCAAGCACTACGAGATGAACCAGGAGCTTCTGCAGCGTGCTGTCGAACTGGCAAAAGCGGATTTAAGCAGCGAGATGGTCTACGAGTTTACCGAACTCCAGGGTTTGATGGGGTACTACTACGCCGAAGCCCTCGGAGAAGAGCCTGAAGTCGCCATCGCGATCAGGGAGCAGTACCTTCCGGATGGTGAAGACTCTGCGGTGCCGTCGACGAAGATGAGTGCCATTGTCGCGATGGCGATCAAGCTTGACACCCTGCTTGGACTCTTCAGCATCAACCAGATCCCGACCGGTTCGCGCGACCCTTTTGCGCTTCGCCGTGCGGTCGTCGGGCTGATCCGTATTACGAAAGAGCATGACCTGGCCTTTGATATCAATGCGGTGCTTCAAAGCCTTGGTCAAAAATATAAAGCGATCGATTTTGAGAAACTTGAGGCCTTCTTTTTGGAACGTCTCAACCAGTACTATAAAGTCAACCCATCCATCGTCAAAGCGGTCCTCTCAACGGGCGAACGCGAACTGCGTGCCATCGATAAAAAGATCGAAGCCGTTACGACGATCGCAGAGAGTGATGACTTTCCGACGATTTTCTCAACCTTTAAGCGTGTCGCCAACATCACTAAAGATGTCGATCTTGATGCTCTTGCCGATGTTGATACGTCACTGTTCGAAGAAGAGGCTGAAACAGCACTTTTTGCTGCCTATAACGAGGTCAGTGTCAAAGCCTTTGAAAACCTGACCGAACGTCTTGACCAGCTTTTCAGTCTGAAACCGCAGCTCGACACCTTCTTTGACAAGGTGATGGTCAACGCGGAGGACGAAGCCGTCAGAAACAACCGTAAAGCGCTTGTCGGTACAATCTACAAAGCGATCTTTGATATTGCGGACATTAAAGAGATCACCCTTTAA